A single Triticum dicoccoides isolate Atlit2015 ecotype Zavitan chromosome 2A, WEW_v2.0, whole genome shotgun sequence DNA region contains:
- the LOC119355558 gene encoding ankyrin-3-like — MAVLLRPAAIAGGRQVWPVAEEQADAAAAASQRLVEAVARGDSREAGELLASGRADVNYAGVVWLDARRVAEAALREGAAAELRASREEIRADVSPLFLAAGNGDVALVRALLAKGADVNGKVFRGYPATAAAREGRAEVAELLVRAGASQPACEEAIVEAALQGQAALAAIFMRSDLVRPRVAVHALVSAATRGFVDVVDTLVKCGADPNATSRVLLRSLKPSLHLNVDCTALFAAIVSRQVAVVRQLLQAGVKRDTKVRLGAWSWDAATGEELRVGAGLAEPYDAAWCAVEYYESTGSILRMLLQNGYSSGATHLGRTLLHHAILCGSVGAVETLLASGAECEAPVRTSRSGRFRPVHLAARLGQPEILQTLTDKGCDVNARAEAGDVAIILAARHKQEDCLRVLVSAGADVALLNLAGESAASVASSGGWKAGFERAVLGAIRSGTIPLSSDRHVFSPMMFTARCGDAAALEVLLAQPGVDVDEQDADGCSPIMAAAKEGNVDAFRALVFAGANVRLCNKRGETAIGLAQQSKKRDLFEQVMLEFALEKGMPAGGFYALHCASRRGDSAAVHHLASTGYDVNMPDGDGYTPLMLAAREGHATVCELLISHGARCDIQTPRGETALSLARSALATAAFNKAEDVIMDELGRQLVLAGARVVKHTKGGRGRPHGKSLRMVAAAGVLRWGGSSRRNVMCVEAEVGGSSAFQRHRQRKGRRGDDAYAPGLFRVVTATGKEVHFVCQGGEEAAELWVRGIRALTRAVFGKRGN; from the exons ATGGCGGTGCTGCTGCgcccggcggcgatcgccggcggcCGGCAGGTGTGGCCGGTGGCGGAGGAGCAGGCCGACgccgcggcggcggcctcccaGCGGCTCGTGGAGGCGGTGGCGCGCGGCGACTCGAGGGAGGCGGGCGAGCTGCTCGCGTCCGGGCGCGCCGACGTGAACTACGCCGGGGTGGTGTGGCTCGACGCGCGGCGGGTGGCGGAGGCGGCGCTGCGGGAGGGCGCCGCCGCCGAGCTGCGCGCGTCGCGCGAGGAGATCCGCGCCGACGTCTCCCCGCTCTTCCTCGCCGCCGGCAATGGGGACGTCGCGCTCGTCCGCGCGCTGCTC GCAAAGGGGGCGGACGTGAACGGGAAGGTGTTCCGTGGGTACCCGGCGACGGCAGCGGCGCGGGAGGGGCGCGCGGAGGTGGCGGAGCTGCTGGTGCGGGCCGGTGCGTCGCAGCCGGCCTGCGAGGAGGCCATCGTGGAGGCGGCGCTGCAGGGGCAGGCTGCCCTGGCGGCCATCTTCATGCGCTCCGACCTCGTCCGCCCGCGCGTCGCCGTGCACGCGCTCGTGTCTGCTGCTACTCGCGGCTTCGTCGACGTGGTCGACACGCTCGTCAAG TGTGGGGCTGATCCAAACGCGACCTCCCGGGTGCTTCTGCGTTCTCTCAAGCCATCACTGCACCTCAACGTCGACTGCACAGCGCTCTTTGCCGCGATCGTGAGCCGGCAAGTCGCCGTGGTTCGTCAGCTACTTCAG GCTGGTGTGAAGAGGGACACCAAGGTGAGGCTTGGAGCGTGGTCCTGGGACGCGGCCACCGGGGAAGAGCTGCGCGTCGGCGCGGGTCTCGCGGAGCCCTACGATGCGGCCTGGTGCGCCGTGGAGTACTACGAGTCCACCGGCTCCATCCTCCGCATGCTCCTGCAGAACGGGTACTCGTCGGGCGCCACGCACCTTGGCCGGACGCTGCTCCACCACGCCATCCTCTGCGGCAGCGTCGGCGCCGTCGAGACGCTGCTGGCTTCTGGCGCGGAATGCGAAGCTCCCGTGAGGACGTCCCGCAGCGGCAGGTTCAGGCCTGTTCACTTGGCCGCGCGCCTCGGCCAGCCGGAGATCCTGCAGACGCTCACGGACAAGGGCTGCGACGTCAACGCCAGGGCTGAGGCTGGCGATGTCGCCATCATCCTGGCTGCGCGCCACAAGCAAGAGGACTGCCTCAGGGTTCTCGTGTCAGCCGGAGCGGACGTCGCGCTGTTGAACTTGGCAGGCGAGTCCGCGGCTTCCGTCGCCTCTTCGGGCGGCTGGAAGGCGGGCTTCGAACGCGCCGTTCTTGGCGCGATTCGGTCCGGAACCATCCCTCTGTCCAGCGATCGGCACGTGTTCTCGCCCATGATGTTCACGGCACGATGCGGCGATGCCGCCGCGCTGGAGGTGCTGCTCGCCCAGCCCGGCGTGGACGTGGACGAGCAGGACGCTGACGGGTGCTCGCCCATAATGGCCGCCGCCAAGGAGGGCAACGTTGACGCCTTCCGCGCCCTCGTCTTCGCCGGCGCCAACGTGAGGCTGTGCAACAAGCGTGGCGAGACGGCTATCGGGCTCGCGCAGCAGAGCAAGAAGAGGGACCTCTTCGAGCAGGTCATGCTGGAGTTCGCGCTGGAGAAGGGCATGCCGGCAGGCGGGTTCTACGCCCTGCACTGCGCGTCCCGGCGCGGCGACAGCGCGGCCGTGCATCACCTGGCGAGCACGGGCTACGACGTCAACATGCCGGACGGCGACGGCTACACTCCGCTCATGCTGGCCGCGAGAGAAGGCCATGCAACCGTGTGCGAGCTCCTGATCTCCCATGGCGCCCGGTGCGACATCCAGACCCCGCGGGGCGAGACTGCGCTCTCCCTCGCGCGGTCGGCTTTGGCCACCGCGGCGTTCAACAAGGCCGAGGACGTGATCATGGACGAGCTGGGCCGGCAGCTGGTGCTGGCGGGCGCGCGCGTCGTCAAGCACACCAAGGGCGGGCGCGGGAGGCCGCACGGCAAGTCGCTGCGGATGGTCGCCGCCGCCGGCGTGCTCCGGTGGGGCGGGTCGAGCCGGCGCAACGTGATGTGCGTGGAGGCCGAGGTCGGGGGCAGCTCGGCGTTCCAGCGGCACCGGCAGAGGAAGGGCCGCCGAGGGGACGACGCGTACGCGCCGGGGCTGTTCCGCGTGGTCACGGCGACGGGGAAGGAGGTGCACTTCGTGTGCCAgggcggggaggaggcggcggagctgtGGGTGCGGGGCATCAGGGCGCTCACTAGGGCGGTGTTCGGCAAGCGGGGGAACTAG